In one window of Littorina saxatilis isolate snail1 linkage group LG11, US_GU_Lsax_2.0, whole genome shotgun sequence DNA:
- the LOC138980884 gene encoding paraneoplastic antigen Ma6E-like isoform X1 produces the protein MKSAFALLLCLPVLLAQQYGMGGQGQMGGMGQMGGQYGMGGQGQMGGMGQMGGMGQMGGMGQMGANQYGMGGQGQMGGMGQMGGQYGMGGQGQMGGMGQMGGMGQRGGMGQMGANQLGRLNKALNVGGMGGNGMGGMQGRMGYNNMGGMQGGMGMGRMGMDENTVEETARRRRLSVPMDLGRILVAAGSGSHA, from the exons ATGAAAAGTGCGTTCGCTCTGTTGCTTTGCCTACCGGTCCTCCTGGCACAG CAGTATGGCATGGGAGGCCAAGGCCAAATGGGAGGAATGGGCCAAATGGGAGGCCAG taTGGCATGGGAGGCCAAGGCCAAATGGGAGGAATGGGCCAAATGGGAGGAATGGGCCAAATGGGAGGAATGGGCCAAATGGGAGCTAACCAG taTGGCATGGGAGGCCAAGGCCAAATGGGAGGAATGGGCCAAATGGGAGGCCAG taTGGCATGGGAGGCCAAGGCCAAATGGGAGGAATGGGCCAAATGGGAGGAATGGGCCAAAGGGGAGGAATGGGCCAAATGGGAGCTAACCAG TTGGGACGTCTCAACAAAGCACTCAACGTGGGAGGCATGGGTGGTAATGGCATGGGAGGTATGCAGGGACGTATGGGCTATAACAATATGGGAGGTATGCAGGGAGGTATGGGCATGGGAAGAATGGGCATGGACGAGAATACAGTCGAGGAGACCGCACGTCGTCGTCGGCTGAGCGTACCCATGGATCTTGGAAGAATCCTGGTTGCTGCTGGGTCCGGAAGTCATGCTTGA
- the LOC138980883 gene encoding uncharacterized protein, which translates to MKYFVVLAACVTIVWSEDAQPVALPAADFGGGGLGSSLGLGGGNSGFGSSGFGSSGLGLGSSGFGSSGFGSSGLGSSGFGSSGFGSSGLGSRGLGSSGLGSSGFGSSGFGSSGLGSSGFGSSGSGSSGLGSSGFGSSGFGNSGGFGGGFGGSGSGGFGSSGGFGGNGGFGGSGLGLGGSGNGGFGGSSLGRLGGSGGLGGGGLLFDQASTENDVVTTE; encoded by the exons atgaAATACTTCGTTGTGTTGGCGGCATGTGTTACCATCGTATGGTCCGAAGACGCTCAACCCGTTGCCCTGCCTGCCGCTGAT TTTGGCGGAGGCGGCCTCGGGAGCAGTCTTGGTCTTGGTGGTGGAAACAGTGGGTTTGGTAGCAGTGGGTTTGGTAGCAGTGGGCTTGGGCTTGGTAGCAGTGGGTTTGGTAGCAGTGGGTTTGGTAGCAGTGGGCTTGGAAGCAGTGGGTTTGGTAGCAGTGGGTTTGGTAGCAGTGGGCTTGGTAGCAGAGGGCTTGGTAGCAGTGGGCTTGGTAGCAGTGGGTTTGGTAGCAGTGGGTTTGGTAGCAGTGGGCTTGGAAGCAGTGGGTTTGGTAGCAGTGGGTCTGGCAGCAGTGGGCTTGGTAGCAGTGGGTTTGGCAGCAGTGGATTTGGTAACAGTGGGGGATTTGGAGGCGGTTTTGGTGGATCTGGTAGTGGGGGATTTGGCAGTAGTGGTGGATTTGGCG GCAATGGGGGATTTGGAGGTAGTGGGTTGGGTCTCGGTGGATCCGGTAACGGTGGATTTGGAGGCAGTAGTCTCGGAAGACTTGGAGGCAGTGGTGGTTTGGGG GGTGGAGGCCTCCTCTTTGACCAAGCTTCCACTGAAAATGACGTGGTCACCACAGAATAG
- the LOC138980884 gene encoding paraneoplastic antigen Ma6E-like isoform X2 yields MKSAFALLLCLPVLLAQQYGMGGQGQMGGMGQMGGQYGMGGQGQMGGMGQMGGMGQMGGMGQMGANQYGMGGQGQMGGMGQMGGMGQRGGMGQMGANQLGRLNKALNVGGMGGNGMGGMQGRMGYNNMGGMQGGMGMGRMGMDENTVEETARRRRLSVPMDLGRILVAAGSGSHA; encoded by the exons ATGAAAAGTGCGTTCGCTCTGTTGCTTTGCCTACCGGTCCTCCTGGCACAG CAGTATGGCATGGGAGGCCAAGGCCAAATGGGAGGAATGGGCCAAATGGGAGGCCAG taTGGCATGGGAGGCCAAGGCCAAATGGGAGGAATGGGCCAAATGGGAGGAATGGGCCAAATGGGAGGAATGGGCCAAATGGGAGCTAACCAG taTGGCATGGGAGGCCAAGGCCAAATGGGAGGAATGGGCCAAATGGGAGGAATGGGCCAAAGGGGAGGAATGGGCCAAATGGGAGCTAACCAG TTGGGACGTCTCAACAAAGCACTCAACGTGGGAGGCATGGGTGGTAATGGCATGGGAGGTATGCAGGGACGTATGGGCTATAACAATATGGGAGGTATGCAGGGAGGTATGGGCATGGGAAGAATGGGCATGGACGAGAATACAGTCGAGGAGACCGCACGTCGTCGTCGGCTGAGCGTACCCATGGATCTTGGAAGAATCCTGGTTGCTGCTGGGTCCGGAAGTCATGCTTGA